The following proteins are encoded in a genomic region of Drosophila willistoni isolate 14030-0811.24 chromosome 3R, UCI_dwil_1.1, whole genome shotgun sequence:
- the LOC26529225 gene encoding probable cytochrome P450 313a4, producing MLKVPGPIGWPFIGIAHKIKQREKENNLLPIGDEFFKKYGSTFLAWLGPTPFILTADPQVVQDILTSPHCINKSPEIYILLKELFGNGLGTSKGATWMQHRRILNSAFKHNVINSFLPTFNSETKSLLQTMDSYVGQGGKNLFRPLKKVTLGTSIQSLMGVNAKNEDCIKNNNLLESYERALEIGHILIYQPLYRRFWKKEYQFTQIKTKIRNTYEKIVQMNLETSISSNDENIFINQAMKHLKMGNLSYQDVVDECSSVTFAGFESTYTTIGNTLMLLAMFPHFQEKVYEELREIFPNTGDFDVTHGDLQKMDYLQRVLNESMRLFPVLPIIARRTDQDVQLLNGIIVPKFTNVAIGIFHMHRSKDIWGPEANTFNPDHFLPHNIKEKHSYAYIPFAKGSRNCIGWSYALMFSKLTLAKLLRNYKFHTDFRFENLKPIHSVSLKFNEVPLLELERRY from the exons ATGCTGAAAGTACCCGGTCCCATAGGGTGGCCATTCATTGGCATAGCACACAAAATaaagcaaagagaaa AAGAGAATAATCTATTACCGATCGGTGacgaattttttaaaaaatatggTTCAACATTTTTGGCCTGGTTGGGCCCAACACCGTTTATACTGACTGCTGATCCCCAGGTGGTCCAGGACATTCTAACTTCCCCACATTGTATTAATAAGAGTCCAGAAATTTATATCCTTCTGAAGGAGCTGTTCGGCAATGGTCTAGGAACATCAAAAGGTGCTACGTGGATGCAACATAGAAGAATACTAAATTCAGCATTCAAACATAATGTTATCAATAGTTTTTTGCCAACATTCAATAGTGAAACAAAAAGTCTGCTGCAAACAATGGACAGTTATGTGGGTCAAGGAGGAAAGAATCTTTTTAGGCCCTTAAAAAAAGTGACTCTTGGAACATCTATAC AATCCCTAATGGGTGTCAATGCTAAGAATGAGGACTGCATTAAGAATAATAATCTACTCGAAAGTTATGAAAG GGCATTAGAAATCGGACACATATTAATCTATCAACCACTATATAGGCGCTTCTGGAAAAAAGAATATCAATTTACccaaataaaaaccaaaatacgaAACACCTATGAAAAG ATTGTGCAAATGAATCTGGAAACAAGTATATCGTCAAAtgatgaaaatatatttattaaccAGGCAATGAAGCACTTGAAGATGGGAAACCTATCGTATCAAGATGTTGTAGATGAATGCTCTTCCGTTACTTTTGCAGGTTTTGAGTCAACCTATACCACAATTGGCAATACTCTAATGCTACTAGCAATGTTTCCACACTTCCAGGAGAAGGTATATGAGGAGTTAAGGGAAATATTTCCCAACACAGGTGATTTTGATGTCACCCATGGGGATTTACAGAAAATGGACTATTTGCAACGAGTGTTGAATGAAAGTATGAGATTATTTCCAGTTTTACCGATTATTGCACGACGTACAGACCAAGATGTGCAACTTTTGAACGGTATTATAGTGCCAAAATTCACCAATGTGGCAATAGGCATTTTTCACATGCATCGAAGTAAGGACATATGGGGACCAGAGGCGAATACATTCAATCCTGATCATTTTCTACCACATAATATCAAGGAGAAACATTCATATGCCTATATACCATTTGCCAAAGGCTCCAGAAATTGCATag GTTGGAGCTATGCATTGATGTTCAGCAAACTGACATTGGCCAAATTATTGagaaattataaatttcataCAGATTTTCGTTTTGAGAATTTGAAGCCAATTCACTCTGTGAGtcttaaatttaatgaagTTCCCTTGTTGGAATTAGAACGAAGATACTaa
- the LOC6648118 gene encoding probable cytochrome P450 313a4 produces the protein MLKVPGPKILGHTGASKRDLIPLTERFFQKYGNEYLSWVGPFPVYITREPQLIQEILNSPHCVKKSGFVYKVISNILGDGLMTSENPKWSKHRKLLNPAFKQNILFRFMTIFNTETKNFLKLMDSYVGTGEKDLLTDLLSLAFRTTTQTTIGSKVTEHEAFKTNTLMHSFEYLQDTIIKQILYPWLRNTQILKLTGLHRPISDAISFLNKTVLEMIEDKITTSDDVSKGGENNPFFVVDHVMAHLKNGNFTYENAKSEANIIIAAGYETVGSVILFTLTFLAMHSEYQDRLYEELLELYPKLGDFEVTYDDIQKLDYLDRVLNETMRLIPPVPAIFRQNTEDIKLSNGTLIPKGTHLGICIFNLHRSEDLWGAKSSTFDPDNFLPDNVQQRHPYSFIPFVKGIRTCIGMRYAYMLTKVALVKLLRNYKFSTKFRYEDLSFLMRVAMQLEKTPLLELKKRSK, from the exons ATGCTTAAAGTGCCAGGACCAAAGATACTTGGCCATACGGGTGCAAGCAAAAGAG ATCTTATACCCTTAACTGAAAGGTTTTTTCAAAAGTACGGAAATGAATATCTGTCGTGGGTTGGACCCTTTCCAGTTTATATAACGCGTGAACCACAATTGATTCAGGAAATATTAAACTCTCCACATTGTGTGAAGAAGAGTGGTTTTGTTTACAAAGTAATCTCTAATATTTTGGGCGATGGACTAATGACTTCCGAAA ATCCAAAGTGGAGCAAGCATAGAAAATTATTGAATCCAGCATTTAAgcaaaacattttatttcgttttatgACGATTTTCAATACCGAGACCAAGAATTTTCTAAAACTGATGGACTCATATGTGGGAACTGGCGAAAAGGATCTGTTAACAGATCTGTTGAGCTTAGCATTTAGAACAACGACAC AAACCACGATAGGTTCGAAAGTGACAGAGCACGAAGCTTTTAAAACCAATACTTTGATGCACAGCTTTGAATA TTTACAAGATACAATCATAAAGCAAATACTATACCCTTGGCTACGCAATACGCAGATCCTCAAACTTACGGGCTTACATAGGCCAATATCTGATGCCATATCCTTTCTAAACAAAACTGTTTTAGAG ATGATAGAAGACAAAATTACAACTTCAGATGACGTTTCAAAAGGTGGAGAAAACAATCCTTTCTTTGTTGTTGATCATGTAATGGCTCATTTGAAAAATGGCAACTTTACTTACGAAAATGCCAAATCAGAAGCCAATATTATTATTGCAGCCGGCTATGAGACAGTTGGAAGTGTCATATTATTTACATTGACTTTCTTGGCCATGCATTCCGAATATCAAGATAGACTATACGAAGAATTGCTGGAATTGTACCCCAAGTTAGGTGATTTTGAGGTTACCTATGACGATATTCAGAAATTGGACTATTTGGATCGCGTTTTAAATGAAACGATGCGTTTGATTCCACCCGTTCCTGCTATATTTAGGCAGAATACCGAAGATATTAAACTCTCAAACGGTACTTTAATTCCAAAAGGAACCCATTTAGGAATCTGCATATTTAATTTGCATCGCTCTGAAGATCTTTGGGGAGCAAAATCATCGACATTTGATCCCGACAATTTTCTTCCCGACAACGTACAACAAAGGCATCCGTACTCTTTTATACCCTTTGTAAAAGGCATAAGAACTTGCATAG GAATGCGATATGCATATATGTTGACAAAAGTAGCTTTGGTCAAACTCTTGAGGAATTACAAATTTAGCACGAAATTTCGCTACGAAGACCTTTCATTTCTCATGCGTGTGGCTATGCAGCTAGAGAAGACACCACTTTTAGAGTTGAAAAAGAGGTCAAAATAA
- the LOC6647701 gene encoding glycerophosphocholine phosphodiesterase GPCPD1 — translation MHRWFFVNERESCSLPSEAENSGCSLLDGKDATAIKPIPTTDWPFCVTYDKPLLGNEYMGIIGNCDELGNWDPQRVALMGRTNCQCQKGCSCRRFELTINIPRNIDIEYRYCIVAYDSNSGETIIRFWEVHLKPRLIRPCQNLLKPCDRFGYKNDDSDAKYCVNRGWSTTETYIQFKIFNAPFIWLKQLRRLLYVHIQPMFQMPESAGDGQEDTSIARKRCEFEESSRLAYTEVANLHSSNTLSFQPSYGAPCDSDDMQLYHCSIAHPEDTLYRLDLYTFSYKSGPDEPPYHYGYGFIKPDQLVNTEGFVRVKINCASTHRPLIEMCVRYLIIRPMTSFTCDMHLTYQRFWRLSHLPLDVGHRGTGNTYKLDDNIHRENTLFAFKRAQAHNADMVEFDVQLTKDGQVVIYHDHVLKFFLQNTPSYETLLDKYDLMIFPHEQFNRLKLLAMGGSKCSNYFALPFEAFTYEQLRQAYALRFATNPTNGDRSIPDQMPFPLLIDILNNEDESLPTSLGFNIEIKWTQLDSTRRWEDNGFKPTYDRNVYVDTILEVVLKNAGERRIIFSSFDADICAMIRYKQNRYPVVLITEDPEKPVQYFDQRVNILQNAVYMASALEFFGLALHSNSILYHPIALHLLNENNLRGIVWGSRNTDVNVRDTLKRYGLVGVIYDRIDQMDQKGETLEGNVFTIDSARTRPYFKDLQDEELQLNGLMQAIETETSED, via the coding sequence ATGCATCGTTGGTTCTTTGTTAATGAGCGAGAGAGTTGCTCTCTTCCATCGGAAGCTGAAAACTCAGGATGTAGTTTATTAGATGGGAAGGATGCTACTGCAATTAAACCCATACCCACCACAGATTGGCCATTTTGTGTGACCTATGACAAGCCATTGTTGGGCAATGAGTATATGGGCATAATTGGTAATTGTGATGAACTGGGCAATTGGGATCCACAGAGAGTGGCCCTGATGGGACGCACAAATTGTCAGTGCCAAAAAGGATGCAGCTGTCGCCGATTCGAGTTGACTATAAATATACCCCGCAATATTGATATTGAGTATCGCTATTGTATAGTCGCCTACGATTCAAACTCGGGTGAGACTATTATACGTTTTTGGGAGGTACATCTGAAACCTCGCCTAATACGACCCTGTCAAAATTTGCTAAAGCCCTGCGATCGCTTTGGATATAAGAACGATGATAGTGATGCGAAGTATTGCGTTAATCGCGGTTGGTCTACCACAGAGACATATATTCAATTCAAGATCTTCAATGCTCCTTTTATATGGCTAAAGCAACTTCGCAGATTGCTCTATGTGCATATTCAGCCGATGTTTCAGATGCCAGAGAGTGCGGGCGATGGTCAAGAGGATACGTCAATAGCAAGAAAACGATGTGAATTCGAGGAGAGTTCTCGCTTGGCCTACACCGAGGTGGCAAATCTGCACAGCTCAAACACTTTGTCTTTTCAACCTTCATACGGGGCACCTTGTGATTCCGATGATATGCAATTATACCATTGCTCCATAGCCCATCCAGAGGATACGCTATACAGACTGGATTTGTATACATTTAGCTATAAGTCCGGCCCCGATGAGCCGCCTTATCATTATGGCTATGGCTTCATTAAGCCCGATCAATTGGTCAATACGGAGGGTTTTGTTAGGGTTAAGATCAACTGTGCCTCCACCCATCGTCCGTTGATAGAGATGTGTGTACGCTATTTAATCATACGTCCCATGACTTCGTTTACTTGTGATATGCATCTAACGTATCAGAGATTCTGGAGACTCTCACATCTGCCCTTGGATGTAGGTCATCGGGGTACTGGCAATACATATAAATTGGATGATAACATTCATCGTGAGAATACTTTATTCGCCTTTAAGCGCGCCCAAGCCCACAATGCCGATATGGTGGAATTCGATGTGCAATTGACCAAAGATGGCCAAGTGGTTATCTATCACGATCATGTGCTGAAATTTTTCCTCCAGAATACACCCTCCTATGAGACATTATTGGACAAATATGACCTGATGATTTTTCCGCATGAGCAATTTAATCGCTTAAAATTATTAGCCATGGGAGGCTCAAAGTGTTCCAACTATTTCGCTCTGCCATTCGAGGCCTTTACGTATGAGCAGCTACGTCAAGCTTATGCCTTGCGTTTCGCCACTAATCCGACAAACGGTGATCGGTCAATACCGGATCAAATGCCTTTTCCATTGCTTATAGATATTCTGAACAATGAAGATGAATCTCTGCCCACTTCATTGGGCTTCAACATTGAGATCAAGTGGACGCAACTTGATAGCACTAGACGATGGGAGGACAATGGTTTCAAGCCGACGTACGATCGGAATGTCTATGTGGACACCATATTGGAGGTGGTGCTTAAAAATGCCGGAGAGCGACGTATCATTTTCTCTTCCTTCGATGCGGACATTTGTGCAATGATACGCTACAAACAGAATCGCTATCCTGTAGTTCTAATTACCGAGGATCCCGAGAAGCCTGTGCAGTATTTCGATCAACGTGTTAATATTTTGCAGAATGCCGTTTATATGGCGAGCGCATTGGAATTTTTTGGACTGGCTCTGCATTCAAACTCGATATTGTATCATCCTATAGCTCTGCATTTGCTAAACGAAAACAATCTACGGGGCATAGTCTGGGGATCCAGGAATACGGATGTCAATGTTCGAGATACGCTAAAGAGATATGGTCTAGTTGGTGTTATCTACGACAGAATTGATCAAATGGATCAAAAGGGTGAGACACTCGAGGGCAATGTTTTCACCATTGATTCAGCAAGGACGCGACCTTACTTTAAGGATCTGCAAGATGAAGAGTTACAGTTGAATGGCTTAATGCAAGCCATAGAAACTGAGACATCTGAGGATTGA
- the LOC6648119 gene encoding probable cytochrome P450 313a4: MGNDVDEEPSSKKDSFIHSIEYVLDTLTTMVCAPWLQINLVRKLTGLNDSIKEAKSNIDRTLCKLIDFKLDTNDNSETDYNKPSIFIDHALVHLKNGSLTYQSVIDQSLHILAAAYETSAEAVLFTLILLAMYPEYQEKLFEELYELYPHAGDFDVTYEDIQSLDYLNRVLNESMRLIPPLPLIGRQTSEDFMLSNGVLVPKGTNLFICIVHIHHSKEIWGPDAERFNPDNFLPENIQAKHQYSFIPFGKGTRGCIGWQYAYISTKTTLIKLLRNYKFSTKFRFEDLNSFRHNSVTMISLQLLVIFIVLAWIYFLWSRRRFYALMLRVPGSMGYPLLGGILNCFYKEDLIPYLEKCFSRFGKAFLFWLGPYPFYALGDPQLVKEVLNSPLSVNKSVHIYDLMAEVLGNGIIVSKNPTWSKRRKLLNPAFKHSVLLSFLPIFNNEGGVLLKLMDSYVGLGGRDLIKDIEHFTLRIAQKTTMGHDKEEVNTKKNSLQRNTEVVMDMFSRILFAPWLVPTLGRKLSGIEKPINEAKSNINSIVTKMIDSRLQIKNISAQSQPDIFIDHALIHLKTGNLTYQDVMDESIGLVLAAFETTASSIFSTLLLLAMYPEYQEQLFEELQETYPHTGDFDLTYEDTEKSALLDRIFNESLRLIPPVPIVARQAVADMTLSNGVLIPKGTNFLINSFHMHLCEDIWGPEAKIFNPDNFLPVNIQAKHPYSFIPFSKGPRNCIGWRYALMSSKITLIKLLRNYKFSTTFRYEDLVLIDSVTMKFGENPLLSLEKRNK, from the exons ATGGGCAACGATGTGGATGAAGAGCCAAGTTCCAAAAAGGACTCCTTTATTCACAGCATTGAATA CGTTCTGGACACACTTACTACAATGGTGTGTGCACCGTGGTTACAAATTAACCTGGTCCGCAAACTCACGGGCTTAAACGATTCAATAAAGGAAGCCAAGTCCAATATTGACAGAACTCTTTGCAAG CTGATCGATTTCAAATTGGATACAAATGATAACTCTGAAACGGATTACAACAAACCGAGTATTTTTATTGATCACGCATTGGTTCATCTGAAAAATGGTAGTTTGACCTACCAAAGTGTTATAGATCAGTCCCTTCATATTCTGGCTGCAGCCTACGAGACATCTGCGGAAGCTGTACTCTTCACCTTGATTCTATTGGCGATGTATCCCGAATATCAGGAGAAGCTTTTCGAGGAATTATATGAGCTGTATCCACATGCTGGTGACTTTGATGTCACCTATGAGGATATACAAAGTTTGGATTATTTGAATCGTGTTTTGAATGAATCAATGCGCTTGATTCCACCACTTCCTTTGATAGGTAGGCAAACTAGTGAAGATTTTATGCTATCGAATGGCGTTTTAGTACCAAAGGGAACCAACTTGTTTATATGCATTGTGCACATACATCATTCAAAAGAAATTTGGGGTCCAGATGCGGAGAGATTTAATCCAGATAATTTTCTTCCTGAAAACATTCAAGCAAAGCATCAATACTCTTTTATACCATTCGGAAAAGGCACTCGAGGTTGCATAG GCTGgcaatatgcatatatatcgACAAAAACTACTTTAATCAAACTGTTGAGGAACTACAAATTTAGCACAAAATTTCGTTTCGAAGACCTT AACAGTTTTAGGCACAACTCGGTAACCATGATTTCGCTACAGTTGCTTGTTATTTTCATTGTTCTTGCTTGGATATATTTTCTATGGAGTCGTCGGAGATTTTATGCTCTAATGCTGAGAGTGCCAGGATCCATGGGATATCCACTCCTGGGCGGAATattgaattgtttttataaagAAG ATCTTATACCCTATTTGGAGAAATGTTTCAGTCGCTTTGGCAAAGCATTCCTCTTCTGGCTTGGACCATATCCGTTTTATGCATTGGGTGATCCACAATTGGTGAAAGAGGTTCTTAATTCTCCACTTAGCGTAAACAAATCTGTACATATTTACGATCTCATGGCTGAAGTACTTGGCAATGGAATAATTGTATCAAAAA ACCCAACATGGAGCAAACGTAGAAAACTATTGAATCCAGCATTCAAACATAGCGTTCTACTGAGTTTTCTGCCAATTTTCAACAATGAGGGAGGGGTATTGCTTAAACTGATGGACTCATATGTGGGATTAGGTGGAAGGGATCTTATTAAAGATATCGAGCACTTTACACTGCGAATAGCCCAAA AAACCACAATGGGCCACGATAAGGAAGAGgtaaatacaaagaaaaactCCTTACAACGTAACACCGAAGT AGTGATGGATATGTTTTCGAGAATTTTGTTTGCACCTTGGCTGGTTCCTACTTTGGGTCGCAAACTGTCGGGCATTGAGAAGCCAATCAATGAAGCCAAGTCCAATATTAACAGTATTGTTACCAAG ATGATCGATTCAAgattacaaataaaaaatatatcagCTCAATCTCAGCCGGATATATTTATTGACCACGCATTGATTCACCTGAAAACTGGCAATTTAACTTACCAAGATGTTATGGACGAGTCTATTGGTTTGGTACTTGCTGCCTTTGAGACAACGGCGAGTTCCATATTTTCTACCCTGTTATTGTTGGCCATGTATCCTGAATATCAGGAGCAGCTCTTTGAGGAGTTACAGGAAACTTACCCTCACACAGGTGATTTCGACCTCACCTATGAAGATACGGAGAAATCGGCGCTCTTGGATCGTATATTTAATGAGTCACTGCGTCTGATTCCCCCAGTTCCCATAGTGGCCAGGCAAGCGGTTGCAGATATGACATTATCAAATGGAGTTTTGATACCAAAGGGAACCAATTTCTTAATCAACTCATTTCATATGCATCTTTGTGAAGATATTTGGGGGCCAGAAGCGAAAATATTTAATCCTGATAATTTTCTTCCCGTTAACATACAAGCAAAGCATCCATACTCTTTTATACCATTTTCGAAAGGACCTAGAAATTGCATAG GATGGCGTTATGCTTTGATGTCGTCTAAAATAACATTGATTAAACTTTTGAGGAACTACAAATTTAGCACAACGTTCCGTTACGAAGATCTTGTACTAATTGATTCTGTAACCATGAAATTTGGCGAGAACCCACTATTAAGTTTGgaaaaaaggaataaataa